The Eleutherodactylus coqui strain aEleCoq1 chromosome 13, aEleCoq1.hap1, whole genome shotgun sequence genome includes a window with the following:
- the MYL9 gene encoding myosin regulatory light polypeptide 9 — protein MSSKKTKAKTTKKRPQRATSNVFAMFDQSQIQEFKEAFNMIDQNRDGFIDKEDLHDMLASLGKNPSDEYLEAMMSEAPGPINFTMFLTMFGEKLNGTDPEDVIRNAFACFDEEGTGVINEDHLRELLTTMGDRFTDEEVDEMYREAPIDKKGNFNYVEFTRILKHGAKDKDD, from the exons ATGTCCAGCAAGAAGACCAAGGCTAAGACCACCAAGAAGCGCCCTCAAAGGGCAACTTCCAATGTGTTTGCCATGTTTGACCAGTCTCAAATCCAGGAGTTTAAGGAGGCTTTTAACATGATTGACCAAAACAGGGATGGCTTTATTGATAAGGAAGATCTGCATGACATGTTGGCCTCCTTGG GTAAGAACCCCTCTGATGAATATCTGGAAGCCATGATGAGTGAAGCTCCTGGCCCTATTAATTTTACCATGTTCCTGACTATGTTTGGAGAGAAGCTGAACGGCACTGACCCCGAGGATGTGATTAGGAATGCGTTTGCATGTTTCGATGAAGAAGgcacag GTGTCATCAATGAGGATCATTTACGTGAGCTCCTAACCACCATGGGAGACCGCTTTACAGACGAGGAGGTGGATGAGATGTACAGGGAAGCACCGATTGACAAAAAGGGCAACTTCAACTACGTAGAATTCACCCGCATCTTGAAACATGGAGCCAAGGATAAGGATGACTAA